The genomic interval AGGATTGTCTGAACCAATATAAGTTTTTGTAACTGATTTTAACTCAATATCAAACATGCTGCTCACCCTCTAGTATTTGCGTAGCATATAACGCAATGGAATTATTGATACTATTATAATTAACAATGCCGCTGGTGCTGCTAAATGATAGATTGCCTCAGATGCCTCAAAGTAAATTCGCACAGCTAGTGTGTCAAATCCCGGCGGACGTAACATCAATGTTGCTGGAAGCTCCTTTATTGAACTTACAAACACCAATGCACCACCCGCTAATACCCCTGGCAACATATTCGGCAGTATTACCTTAAACATTACCTTCCAAGGTGGATAACCAAGACTTCGTGCTGCTTCATCAATTCTTGGTGATATCAGACTTAATGAAGCTTCACCAGACTGCATTGCTTGCGGTAAAAATCTAACTACAAAGGCAAGCGCCACTACATAAAATGTTCCATAAAGCATCGGTATATGATTATTAAAAATAAATATAAATCCTAAGGCAACGATTACTCCTGGAAGGGCATAGCCAGCATAGCATAATCTATCTATTATACTTGTGATTAAAGATGGATAGCGCGTTTTTAAATAGATAATTGGCATAGCTAATATCATACATAATAATGCTGCTAAACCAGATACCTGTAAACTATTGAGAACAAAACCGAAGAAACGACTATCAAGAGCGCCCATACGCAACCCTATATTTGACCAATATACCAGAACACTAATTGGTAACAATACGGAAGCAAAAAATACCAAACTAGTATAAATAAGTGCAACTGGCTTCCACTTGCCAAGCTTTAAGGTTGCTGGTTTTCGATAGGTATTTGACGTTTGGTAGTATTTATTCTTCCTACGAGTACGAGATTCAATCCATAGAATAATAACTGTTAACGCTATTAAAACTAAGCTCAATACAGATGCTGATGCAGTATCAAAGCTAGCTCTTTGGAAATAAATAGCTGCCGTAAACGTCACATAACGCAGCATAGCAATAGCACCAAAATCAGATAGCACGTAGAGCGACACTAGTATTGCACCAGCACCGATAGCAGGACGAAGGAACGGTAGATTTACCTTCCAAAATATCTGCCATGCGCTCATCCCTAAGGAGCGGGCGGCTTCTTCAAAATTCTGATTCATCTTTCTTAGTGCAGCACTTGCTATTAAATATACATAGGGGTACGTAAACATCGTTAAAACAAAAAAAACTCCCCAGAATGAAAAAATGTTTATCGGATAAGGCCCAAAGGTTTCAACTAACCATGGTGTATCGCGCCAAAAATCACGTGCCCAGCCACTTCTACCAAAGACAATAATATATGTTACTGCTCCAACATATGGTGGTATAACAAGTGGTAAAGCTAATAACCATTGCCAGAGCTTTTTCCCAGGGATATCTGTGCGCGTGACAATCCATGCAAGTGAAACGCCAATAATTACTGCACAAATCGTTACTGCAACTGTAAGTGAAATTGTATTCCATAAAAGCATCGGAATTCTTTCATCCAGTAAACGCATCCATCTATCAACGCCTGCAAATAAAGAACGCCACACAACATAAATGATTGGTATTGACATGATTACTGCTATAATTGCACCGAAAGAAAGGAGCACTCCACCTGGAGGATTCCCCCTCCATATTTTCAACCATTTCCTTCTAAAGAAATAGAGAATGGTTGGGGAACTTTTTTCCCCAACCTCGGCACTTGTACTATTCGATTGTGTTTGATTTTCATTATCGTTATTCATTATGCCATCTCCCAAAGCTGTATGAGAATATATTTTAAATCATTTTTATCTTAATAATAATTCTCTTTTTCACTACTTTAGATTATAACTATCTTAGGTCTAAGTGTAAACCTGAATCTTCAATTAATTTTCTTGTATCTTCAAAGAAGTTACCTAATTCCTTAATTGGCATATCTTGAATTTTTAACTCACTAGAGTCAACGATATACGGTTGTACTTCTGGTGGATATACAGCACCGTAGTGAGAGTTGATTAAAAGCTCTAATGATTCACCAACAAATTGCACTTGGTTCTCTGGAAGTAATAACCACTCTAAGAATGCATTAGCAGCGTTCGGGTTCGGTCCACCTTTAACTAGTCCCACACCTGCAGCGTTTGCAACTACACCCA from Desulfuribacillus alkaliarsenatis carries:
- a CDS encoding ABC transporter permease gives rise to the protein MNNDNENQTQSNSTSAEVGEKSSPTILYFFRRKWLKIWRGNPPGGVLLSFGAIIAVIMSIPIIYVVWRSLFAGVDRWMRLLDERIPMLLWNTISLTVAVTICAVIIGVSLAWIVTRTDIPGKKLWQWLLALPLVIPPYVGAVTYIIVFGRSGWARDFWRDTPWLVETFGPYPINIFSFWGVFFVLTMFTYPYVYLIASAALRKMNQNFEEAARSLGMSAWQIFWKVNLPFLRPAIGAGAILVSLYVLSDFGAIAMLRYVTFTAAIYFQRASFDTASASVLSLVLIALTVIILWIESRTRRKNKYYQTSNTYRKPATLKLGKWKPVALIYTSLVFFASVLLPISVLVYWSNIGLRMGALDSRFFGFVLNSLQVSGLAALLCMILAMPIIYLKTRYPSLITSIIDRLCYAGYALPGVIVALGFIFIFNNHIPMLYGTFYVVALAFVVRFLPQAMQSGEASLSLISPRIDEAARSLGYPPWKVMFKVILPNMLPGVLAGGALVFVSSIKELPATLMLRPPGFDTLAVRIYFEASEAIYHLAAPAALLIIIVSIIPLRYMLRKY